The Pyrococcus horikoshii OT3 genome includes a window with the following:
- a CDS encoding alpha-mannosidase, with product MTNPWKIFLVSYAHIDSEWLWKVDETVNICKLTFENTLKLMEKYNFLTFAHGPVFYYELMESHYPNIFRKIKEMVDRKQWKIIDGSYVEFDANIPSGESLIRQFLYGIKYLEEKFGVKPRTLYLPDSFGFPPTLPKILCEVGIENFATSKLNWNDTNPFPYHIFRWKSRSGEEVLAYSTPGSYSDYLSDIKRILWNVEQQREKQEIPVIMQVFGRGDHGGGPEEIEVQNVKKWMEEYKGRLELIASGMDEFFDYVREHYLKDLPIFEDELYLEFHRGIFTTGAWIKRFNRLNEHLILQVEKLYSLLKILYGIEYPWEGILNSWKAILLTQGHDALPASITKEVYDDVMRRSSNVYKGLLSFLRNGLKVIAEKEKARYIVFNPNSFPVSPYIRTWESVNGFYQRLKNGSKLVYLSELPPIGFKGYEEVGERPEDFVNIVEREKDFILENSYLRVTVSKRTGWITSIYDKKNKREILKEPIRPRIMLDYPMPFRGRFVPASMFDAWEVYYREGINKYFHRDLRAKEVFISERGPLYASISAKFHYKQFLGKASTMEFEIGLYADKPYVEVRFRAHWNTHHRFLKLLVPVAIDSDKAVFEVPYGIVERADACRSENPRERAKYEVLGHKWVDISDGSYGVAVINDSKYGFSWCNGVLRISLLRSPSQPLADFIMKFIRMNKKAQEKFQDIKLQKSGKLKREIINIIIWLMVLFNELRNKKKVTPIDRGYHIATVWVYPHEGNYVKGNVPMLATELNTLYILQKGSGSSSTIWNFINVEPQEKLQVVTVKPCENGDCFVLRLFNPTDERLKAILRFNVKVKSAAEATHDERFLRGLPVRDNSVEVSLGSYEVRTLLITVL from the coding sequence ATGACTAACCCCTGGAAAATTTTCCTTGTGAGTTACGCTCACATAGACAGTGAATGGCTCTGGAAAGTCGATGAGACTGTTAATATTTGCAAGCTCACCTTCGAAAATACTCTCAAACTTATGGAAAAGTATAACTTCCTTACCTTTGCTCACGGGCCAGTTTTCTATTATGAACTTATGGAAAGTCATTATCCAAACATCTTTAGGAAGATAAAGGAAATGGTAGATAGGAAGCAGTGGAAGATCATAGATGGATCCTACGTAGAGTTCGATGCCAACATCCCCTCTGGAGAGTCTCTGATCAGGCAGTTTCTATATGGAATTAAGTACCTTGAGGAAAAATTTGGAGTAAAGCCTAGAACCCTTTACCTTCCGGACTCCTTCGGCTTCCCTCCAACCTTACCTAAAATACTGTGTGAGGTTGGAATAGAAAACTTCGCAACGAGTAAGCTTAATTGGAACGATACAAACCCCTTTCCATACCATATATTTAGGTGGAAAAGCAGAAGTGGAGAGGAAGTTCTAGCTTACAGCACTCCAGGAAGTTATAGCGACTATCTTTCGGATATTAAAAGGATACTCTGGAACGTGGAGCAACAGAGGGAAAAGCAGGAGATCCCAGTTATTATGCAAGTCTTTGGTAGGGGAGATCATGGGGGAGGACCGGAAGAAATCGAGGTTCAGAACGTTAAAAAGTGGATGGAGGAATATAAGGGTAGGCTGGAACTTATTGCATCGGGGATGGATGAGTTCTTCGATTATGTGAGGGAGCACTACCTGAAAGATCTTCCCATCTTCGAGGATGAGCTCTACCTTGAGTTTCATCGAGGCATCTTTACTACGGGGGCATGGATAAAAAGGTTCAACAGGCTAAATGAGCACCTGATCCTTCAAGTGGAAAAGCTGTACTCTCTTCTGAAGATTCTCTATGGTATTGAATATCCCTGGGAAGGAATCCTTAATTCCTGGAAGGCGATCCTCCTTACCCAAGGGCACGATGCCTTACCTGCTTCTATAACTAAGGAAGTTTACGATGACGTAATGAGGAGGAGCTCCAACGTGTACAAGGGTCTTTTATCCTTCCTCAGAAATGGGTTAAAGGTTATAGCTGAGAAGGAAAAAGCCCGCTACATCGTCTTTAATCCAAACTCGTTCCCTGTTTCCCCCTATATAAGGACATGGGAAAGCGTTAATGGCTTCTATCAAAGGCTTAAAAATGGGAGTAAGCTGGTTTACCTTTCAGAACTACCCCCGATTGGATTTAAAGGCTATGAAGAGGTGGGGGAAAGGCCGGAGGACTTCGTGAACATTGTGGAAAGGGAGAAGGATTTTATACTTGAGAACTCCTATCTTAGGGTTACTGTGTCTAAGAGAACAGGTTGGATAACGAGCATCTATGATAAGAAGAACAAGCGAGAAATCCTCAAAGAACCAATACGACCTAGGATTATGTTAGATTATCCAATGCCTTTTAGAGGTCGCTTTGTGCCAGCTTCAATGTTTGATGCATGGGAGGTTTATTACAGGGAGGGGATAAATAAGTACTTTCACCGTGACCTCAGGGCTAAAGAAGTTTTTATCTCAGAGAGAGGTCCGCTTTACGCTTCTATCTCAGCTAAATTCCATTATAAGCAGTTCCTAGGAAAGGCCTCAACTATGGAATTTGAAATTGGCCTCTATGCAGATAAACCTTACGTTGAGGTGAGGTTTAGAGCTCACTGGAATACCCACCATCGCTTCTTGAAGCTTTTAGTTCCAGTAGCCATTGATTCAGACAAAGCGGTATTTGAAGTCCCCTATGGGATCGTTGAGAGAGCTGATGCCTGCAGATCTGAAAATCCTAGGGAGAGGGCGAAATACGAGGTTTTGGGGCATAAGTGGGTTGACATCTCCGATGGAAGTTATGGTGTTGCAGTAATAAACGATTCTAAATACGGGTTCAGTTGGTGCAATGGGGTTCTGAGAATTAGCTTGTTAAGGTCTCCCTCCCAGCCATTAGCTGACTTCATAATGAAGTTCATTCGCATGAATAAGAAGGCCCAGGAGAAGTTCCAGGATATTAAGCTCCAAAAGTCCGGAAAATTAAAGAGGGAAATTATAAATATAATAATTTGGCTCATGGTTCTCTTCAATGAGCTTAGGAACAAAAAGAAAGTAACTCCGATAGATAGAGGTTATCACATAGCCACAGTGTGGGTGTATCCTCATGAGGGAAATTACGTGAAGGGTAACGTTCCAATGCTTGCTACGGAGTTAAACACGCTTTACATCCTTCAAAAGGGATCAGGAAGTAGCTCTACCATCTGGAACTTTATAAACGTGGAACCTCAGGAAAAACTTCAAGTTGTAACCGTGAAGCCATGCGAAAATGGGGATTGCTTTGTTTTAAGACTCTTCAATCCAACAGATGAACGCCTTAAAGCGATTCTAAGATTTAACGTTAAGGTTAAGAGTGCTGCCGAGGCTACCCACGATGAAAGGTTTCTCAGGGGGCTCCCTGTGAGGGACAACTCCGTGGAGGTATCTCTAGGTTCTTATGAAGTGAGAACCTTACTCATCACCGTGTTGTGA
- a CDS encoding ATP-binding protein has product MKLDDITYMNPWWEGKEDYHVKQWEKQKVHWEPKWIREISLKPFSLNFVLGPRQVGKTTGIKLLIQKILEENPPESVLYLNLEILPTYRELLDIIREFQELKKEEGIKTGYIFLDEASSLEGWWRGVKPLIDSGLLENDVITVTGSSSLRVRRDIELFPGRRGGGKTLEVMPLSFPEYARVMGLKKHKLEGSKVIKLFEKYIQTGGFPGSINGFPMEDLLGAYIGEFVRFGKSLEIAKEIFSALIRSAPSATSFRALAEMTSGYSYKVVQDYIEFFRDLYILGMAYLKQGNQVMYRREKKFFFRDPLLAKLFSLWSGTEIGKDALYEWIVQEHVFRKFGEIHYFRNSYEIDIIASDMKIEVKAGKAHRKYPRGVKVLEKEDVPFFLIELYNEDC; this is encoded by the coding sequence ATGAAGTTGGATGATATAACCTATATGAACCCCTGGTGGGAAGGAAAAGAAGATTACCACGTAAAACAATGGGAAAAGCAAAAAGTCCATTGGGAGCCAAAATGGATTAGAGAGATCTCTCTCAAGCCCTTCTCTCTTAATTTCGTTCTTGGGCCACGTCAGGTAGGGAAAACTACTGGCATAAAGCTTCTCATTCAAAAAATCTTAGAGGAGAATCCGCCAGAATCAGTCCTTTATTTAAACCTTGAGATTTTACCAACCTATAGGGAGCTTTTAGACATAATTCGAGAGTTTCAAGAATTAAAAAAAGAGGAAGGGATAAAGACTGGGTACATTTTCCTAGATGAAGCTTCCTCACTTGAGGGGTGGTGGAGAGGGGTTAAGCCCCTTATCGATTCTGGACTTTTGGAGAACGACGTAATTACCGTTACAGGTTCAAGCTCACTTCGAGTTAGGAGAGACATTGAATTGTTCCCAGGGAGAAGAGGAGGGGGTAAAACTTTAGAAGTAATGCCCCTCTCCTTCCCAGAGTATGCAAGAGTAATGGGGCTGAAAAAACACAAGCTAGAGGGTAGCAAGGTCATTAAGCTTTTTGAGAAGTACATCCAAACGGGAGGCTTTCCTGGATCTATAAACGGTTTTCCCATGGAAGATTTGCTCGGAGCTTATATTGGAGAGTTTGTTCGCTTTGGAAAAAGCTTGGAGATAGCAAAGGAAATCTTCTCAGCTTTAATAAGAAGTGCACCTTCGGCGACTAGTTTTAGAGCGTTAGCAGAAATGACATCGGGCTACTCCTACAAGGTAGTCCAGGATTACATTGAATTTTTCAGAGATCTCTACATCCTGGGAATGGCATACCTTAAACAGGGAAATCAGGTAATGTACAGAAGGGAAAAGAAGTTCTTCTTTAGGGATCCTTTGCTTGCGAAGCTCTTCTCCCTGTGGAGTGGAACGGAAATTGGAAAAGATGCCCTTTATGAGTGGATTGTTCAAGAGCATGTATTTAGAAAATTTGGCGAGATTCATTACTTTAGAAATAGCTATGAAATTGACATCATCGCTAGTGATATGAAGATTGAAGTTAAAGCTGGAAAAGCCCACAGGAAATATCCAAGAGGTGTGAAAGTTTTAGAGAAAGAAGATGTTCCATTTTTCCTAATTGAACTTTATAATGAGGATTGCTAA
- a CDS encoding AAA family ATPase, with amino-acid sequence MISQFIDRKRELAILEREWKNTPSFVVIYGRRRVGKTRLLVEFSKGKKVFFYTFMEGTKESQVKSLAKELVDFFNDEIFLSFSDWYPLFKYLSGKLMEKLSLYSTSLPMQLKAIEAS; translated from the coding sequence ATGATTAGTCAATTTATTGACAGGAAAAGGGAGCTGGCAATCCTCGAAAGGGAATGGAAGAACACTCCATCCTTTGTAGTCATCTATGGAAGGAGAAGGGTTGGAAAGACCCGGCTTCTCGTGGAGTTTTCCAAGGGAAAGAAGGTCTTCTTTTACACTTTTATGGAGGGAACGAAGGAGAGTCAGGTTAAAAGCCTCGCAAAGGAGCTGGTAGACTTTTTCAATGATGAGATCTTTCTAAGCTTCTCCGACTGGTACCCTCTGTTCAAGTACCTTTCGGGAAAATTGATGGAAAAACTCTCTTTGTATTCGACGAGTTTACCTATGCAGTTAAAAGCGATAGAAGCATCTTAA
- a CDS encoding ATP-binding protein, which translates to MGIMEDNVLSHSSPLYGRRTAGFRLRSLGLFPSLRFFKSPIEGLKFYMLLGGIPAYLIIASRYETVGEFVEREFLTPEGYFYDEPYIVLSELKELKTYFSILSAMSSGRRRPSEIASEVGLEGRKIYPYLETLIRLGFVERELPIARKEKRGLYRISDPMLMSWFSLIYPNRTEIELGTITLERVEKILQRIFSFRFEDVSREFLVEMNKAGKLPFRFTKIGRWWYKGEEIDLVALNEDEEKALFIEVKWKDLKEREVKGILKDLEKKAGLVGLDGWDKNYGLIEKSIERKEKLREENYLVWDLKDFDALKILSQ; encoded by the coding sequence ATGGGGATAATGGAGGATAATGTTCTTAGCCATTCTTCTCCCCTCTACGGTAGAAGAACAGCTGGCTTCAGACTCCGTTCTCTAGGACTCTTCCCTTCACTCAGGTTCTTCAAGAGCCCCATAGAAGGCCTTAAGTTTTACATGCTCCTCGGTGGAATTCCAGCTTACCTCATCATCGCCTCCCGCTACGAGACAGTAGGGGAGTTCGTTGAGAGGGAGTTCCTCACTCCTGAAGGGTACTTCTACGATGAGCCGTACATAGTCCTCTCCGAGCTTAAGGAGCTGAAAACTTACTTTTCAATACTTTCGGCGATGTCATCCGGAAGGAGAAGGCCCTCAGAGATAGCCAGCGAAGTTGGCCTGGAGGGGAGGAAGATATATCCTTACCTTGAGACGCTAATACGGCTTGGTTTCGTAGAGAGGGAACTTCCAATTGCAAGAAAGGAAAAACGGGGCCTTTACAGGATTTCCGACCCAATGCTAATGAGCTGGTTCTCGCTCATCTACCCAAACAGGACGGAGATAGAGCTTGGGACTATAACGCTCGAGAGGGTTGAAAAAATCCTCCAGAGGATTTTTTCCTTCCGCTTCGAGGACGTTTCGAGGGAATTCCTCGTGGAGATGAATAAAGCTGGAAAGCTTCCCTTTCGCTTCACTAAGATCGGTAGGTGGTGGTACAAGGGTGAGGAGATTGACTTAGTTGCTTTGAATGAAGATGAGGAGAAAGCCCTCTTTATAGAAGTGAAGTGGAAGGATCTTAAGGAGAGGGAAGTTAAGGGGATCCTGAAGGATCTAGAGAAAAAGGCTGGGCTTGTGGGTCTCGATGGATGGGATAAGAACTATGGGTTAATAGAGAAGAGCATCGAGAGGAAAGAAAAGCTTAGAGAAGAGAACTACCTCGTGTGGGACTTGAAAGATTTCGATGCTCTTAAGATTTTAAGTCAGTGA
- a CDS encoding ATP-binding protein, with protein sequence MLRKENFLYAEAEFLLRQELREPARYFAILRAISLRKTTHGEIVDYTGFDRGIVSKYLDNLARIRVIRKVHPAFEPEKKEEHAVRDCRQLLRLLVPLRLSQQETS encoded by the coding sequence ATGCTGAGGAAGGAGAACTTCCTCTACGCCGAGGCCGAGTTCCTTCTAAGACAGGAGCTTAGGGAGCCGGCAAGATACTTTGCGATCCTGAGGGCGATATCACTCAGGAAGACAACGCACGGGGAGATAGTGGACTACACCGGCTTTGACAGAGGAATCGTCTCGAAGTACCTTGACAACCTCGCCAGGATAAGGGTGATCAGAAAGGTTCATCCTGCCTTTGAGCCCGAAAAAAAGGAGGAACATGCGGTACGAGATTGCCGACAACTACTACGCCTTCTGGTTCCGCTTCGTTTATCCCAACAGGAAACTAGTTGA
- a CDS encoding DUF234 domain-containing protein codes for MELVKRDYNHYMGRVFEKASLDFLWKRFAFERAGRWWSREEEIDVVGVKRGMAYFFEVKWKDLSEREARRS; via the coding sequence TTGGAACTCGTAAAGAGGGACTACAACCATTACATGGGTCGGGTGTTCGAAAAAGCCTCCCTTGACTTTCTATGGAAGCGCTTCGCCTTCGAGCGCGCTGGGAGGTGGTGGAGTAGGGAGGAGGAGATCGACGTCGTTGGAGTAAAGAGGGGAATGGCTTACTTCTTTGAGGTCAAGTGGAAGGATTTGAGCGAGAGGGAAGCTAGGAGATCTTGA
- a CDS encoding ATP-binding protein, producing the protein MKFIDRELEMEILEREWENRPSFVVLYGRRRVGKTRLLKEFSKDKRTFFFTFPEAIKEVQMKEFKKTMAEFLGDDFARKLETRDWLDLLRYLAEKVDDCLIVLDEFTYAIKSERKILSDLQRTWDDILSEKKVMLVISGSLLGMMWDDVLSYASPLYGRRTRSMNLKPFDYPNALKFFSDPEFGIRVYMLVGGIPSYLKLAGRYNTVEEFIREEFLSDYGFFYDEPYVLLGEELRELKTYFSILRAIAEGNRRLERIANFIGLPMRSVYPYVDTLVRLGLVERESPILGSRKVSLYRIKDPMLLTWFTLTYPQMAEISSGTAKLDSLYKVYSIRFEELAKEFLTLFRPIEFETLGRWWYRGEEIDIVALRKDKTTLIEVKWKDLSKRSALRVLRELEEKSEKLHPIENIGLIAKSVRGKEKLREEGYLVWDLEDIIAHGFKQNPQFGDLSEYFPKL; encoded by the coding sequence ATGAAATTCATCGATCGAGAACTAGAAATGGAAATCCTTGAAAGGGAGTGGGAGAATAGGCCTTCCTTTGTTGTTCTCTACGGTAGGAGAAGGGTAGGAAAAACCCGTCTCCTGAAAGAATTTTCAAAGGATAAAAGAACCTTCTTCTTCACCTTTCCTGAAGCGATCAAAGAAGTTCAGATGAAAGAGTTCAAGAAGACCATGGCAGAATTTCTAGGTGATGACTTCGCCAGAAAACTGGAAACAAGAGACTGGCTTGACCTTTTGAGGTACCTTGCAGAGAAAGTTGATGATTGCCTCATAGTTCTCGATGAGTTCACATATGCCATAAAGTCAGAGAGAAAGATATTGAGCGATCTTCAGAGAACGTGGGATGATATCCTAAGTGAGAAAAAAGTCATGCTTGTGATTTCTGGTTCCCTCCTTGGCATGATGTGGGATGATGTGCTGAGCTATGCATCACCACTCTACGGTAGGAGAACAAGGAGCATGAACCTTAAGCCATTTGATTATCCTAATGCACTAAAGTTCTTCTCCGATCCGGAGTTTGGAATAAGAGTATATATGCTCGTCGGTGGGATTCCATCATACCTTAAGCTCGCGGGTCGCTACAACACCGTTGAGGAGTTCATCAGAGAAGAGTTCCTAAGTGACTACGGCTTTTTTTATGATGAACCTTACGTCCTTCTCGGAGAGGAGCTTAGAGAACTGAAGACGTACTTCTCGATACTTAGGGCGATAGCAGAAGGAAACAGAAGACTCGAGAGGATAGCGAACTTTATCGGCTTACCCATGAGGAGCGTTTACCCCTACGTTGATACGCTTGTGAGGCTTGGATTAGTGGAGAGGGAAAGCCCCATTCTGGGGAGCAGGAAGGTGAGCCTCTATCGCATTAAGGATCCAATGCTCCTCACGTGGTTCACCCTAACTTATCCACAGATGGCCGAGATAAGCTCTGGAACGGCGAAGCTTGACAGCTTATACAAGGTCTATTCCATCCGTTTCGAAGAGCTGGCTAAAGAGTTTCTCACATTATTCCGTCCCATAGAGTTCGAAACCCTTGGAAGGTGGTGGTATAGGGGAGAGGAGATAGATATTGTTGCCCTCAGGAAGGATAAGACCACCCTAATAGAGGTAAAGTGGAAGGATTTGAGTAAGAGGAGTGCTCTAAGAGTTCTTCGGGAGCTTGAGGAGAAATCCGAAAAGCTTCATCCTATCGAGAATATTGGGTTGATAGCAAAGAGCGTGAGGGGAAAGGAAAAGCTCCGGGAAGAAGGTTACCTTGTGTGGGATCTAGAGGATATAATAGCCCATGGATTCAAACAGAATCCTCAATTCGGTGATCTATCTGAGTACTTTCCGAAATTATAA
- a CDS encoding dihydrodipicolinate synthase family protein: MEGVIVPLITPFKEDHSIDFEALEWLIKFLEEKGVHGIFINSTTGEFTSLSLEERKILAEKGREVTSRTYLVGTGSTSTFEVIELTKHAKEIGADGVVIVSPYYCRLKEDAIFKHFSMVAEKVDIPIILYAIPSCANPISLEVVRKLALEYSNVIGVKASVDSLTYLSGLIEIKEERKDFKVFTGLDQYFLPNLILGGDGGIMACANFVPEIHLEVWNAFKKGNLEKAMNSARKLVKITKIYSIASSFASAVKLAMVARGFPIKPILRPPYMMDGEEVFKKIKEIVS, translated from the coding sequence ATGGAAGGCGTAATAGTTCCCCTAATAACACCGTTTAAAGAGGATCATTCCATAGACTTTGAAGCCCTCGAATGGCTCATAAAATTCCTAGAGGAAAAGGGAGTTCATGGAATATTCATCAACTCTACCACTGGAGAGTTTACAAGCTTAAGCCTAGAAGAAAGGAAGATACTAGCTGAAAAGGGAAGGGAAGTCACCTCTAGAACTTACCTAGTTGGTACTGGTTCAACTAGCACGTTTGAAGTAATAGAGTTGACGAAGCATGCGAAGGAGATAGGGGCCGATGGTGTTGTGATAGTTTCACCATATTACTGCAGACTTAAGGAAGATGCCATATTTAAGCACTTTTCAATGGTTGCTGAGAAGGTTGACATCCCAATAATCCTTTATGCGATCCCCTCCTGTGCAAATCCAATAAGCTTAGAAGTTGTAAGGAAGCTAGCTCTTGAATATTCTAATGTAATTGGGGTAAAGGCCAGCGTTGATAGCTTGACGTACCTTAGTGGGTTAATTGAGATAAAAGAAGAGAGAAAGGACTTCAAAGTCTTTACTGGATTAGACCAGTACTTCCTCCCCAATTTAATCCTGGGAGGCGATGGAGGGATAATGGCGTGTGCGAACTTTGTCCCAGAGATCCACTTGGAAGTTTGGAACGCATTTAAGAAGGGTAACCTCGAGAAAGCTATGAATTCTGCAAGAAAGCTTGTCAAGATAACTAAAATCTACAGCATAGCATCCTCCTTTGCCTCAGCGGTAAAGCTTGCAATGGTTGCTAGGGGATTTCCTATAAAACCCATCTTAAGGCCTCCTTACATGATGGATGGGGAAGAGGTTTTCAAAAAGATTAAGGAAATCGTTAGCTAG